Within the Salvelinus sp. IW2-2015 unplaced genomic scaffold, ASM291031v2 Un_scaffold1212, whole genome shotgun sequence genome, the region CCTCCACCTgccccctcactccctctcctctgctccagaTCCACCTACCCTCCTCGCTCCCCTTCCTCCTGCTCCGTCCAACCTCCCCGTCTGCCTACTCTGCTACCTCTACTCCCCGTCCACCTTCCCTGCCCTCCAACTTCCCCCTTCCtctgctcctccacctcccccctccttccctgtccTCACTCCCGCTACCTTCTCACCTCCCCAATCCCGTACCTTCCTCTTGCTCCTCTTACTTCACCCCATCCTTGCCCAAGAGGGTCAACTCTTGACCCGTTCACTCAAACCCCTGGATGTATCACAGCCACTTCACTCTCTTCTTTcttggtgttttttttcttcttcttctaaatcgaagtgtctctctgtctccccctggtgtttgtttgtgtgacttACAGGAACCTGCCCCTGGCYATCGCCATCTCCATGCCCATCGTCACGGTGATCTATATTCTGACCAACGTTGCCTACTACACCGTGCTGCCCATTCCTGCCATCCTGAACAGTGACGCTGTGGCTGTGGTGAGTTCCCTTCGCATAGAAATATACTGGAAATAGAACAGACATTATCCTATACCATGTAGATTAGGATAGTCATCACGTCAGATGTATACATTTCTATCTGCGTATCCTCTCATTGAGCCCTAAGTGACTttgttatatgatgtactttaAGTGTTCTGATTGGTCTAATTTGAGGCCTGTTGTTGTCCCTCAGACGTTTGCAGACCAGGTGTTTGGCGTGATGAACTGGACMATCCCTCTAGCGGTGGCTCTGTCCTGCTTCGGAGGACTCAACGCTTCTATCCTGGCTGCCTCCAGGTGAGTTAGAATGACACCGTTCTGATGCCGGTCTTCATCATCATCGCTATCACGGATAATCTCCTCATTATTGACCATGTGATCTGACCGGAAAAAAACAATGGGCCCTATAGCCTTTAAACTAATTGCCCTACACAcgataacctgtgtgtgtgtgtggttcttccATTATCAGTGCTCCagtgaggtgtgtttgtgtgtttctacaGGCTGTTCTTCGTGGGCTCCAGGGAGGGCCATCTCCCAGACTACCTGTGCATGATCCACATCACCCGTTACACCCCTATCCCCGCGCTGCTCTTCAACGTCAGTCATCCCGCTAAGCCACTGTCTTTGTGTGTStttgtgtgtgcgcgtgaacgtctgtctgtctgtcgggaaCAATGTACATTTCCATTATTTTTTAATGAGTGGTTTTCCTTGTTCGGTGTTTGGTCTCAGTTCTGTGTCAACATTCTGTTTCTGCGTCTACCCAACATTCTGACCCATTGTTTTGTCTGCCCCAGAAATCTGTTCTCAGCATTCTATTATTTTAACCCAGTGTTCGGTCTGCCGCAGAGTTCCGTCTGTCTGCAATCTCAGCATTCTCTTTGTCCGTTCGTCCACATAGTGTTCCGCTATATCTACACTTTCTATGAAATAGAGTTTTTGTATAAGGCATGTTGTCCATTGTGCCCTGTACGATGGATATTGACATCGTGCTGTTGCTCTGAATATGTCTCTGCTCTATAGGGTGCCATGGCRTTGGTCTACCTGTGTGTTGAGGACATCTTTAAACTGATCAACTACTACAGCTTCAGYTACTGGTTCTTTGTGGGCCTGTCTATCCTGGGACAGCTGTACCTGCGCTGGAAACAGCCAGACAGAGTCAGACCCCTCAAGGTAAGACAAAGGggaattccacagtaacagaatgatAGTGCTAATCAGATTTTTCTCTTTAAAATATATGTTAAATAAATACCAtggattgcaaagttaaacaaaccatacaaacgCACAAGGACGACTTTTAACAATTCCCActgaaaatgttacaaaaacacagttacttgaacagtgcagatgcaatgTTTGGTTACAGAATGACCACACAAATAGTCATGGAATTGCCCCAAACATCCAACACAAAACACTGAGGCCTATAAACACATTCAAAGGCAAAGCTYCGTTAGTGTTTTCATGTATGAACCATTTATACTGTAACTCACAATGCGGTTTTGTATGTGTGATCTCTTTCACTGTTTGACATCAATACCAGATCCTGTTTCATATAGTTGTGTAATAACTCttcttccccatttctctctccctcccttccttctctctcagctcagtCTGTTCTTCCCGATCATCTTCTGTTTCTGCACCCTGTTCCTAGTGGTGGTTCCCATCTACAGTGACACCATGAACTCTCTGATTGGCATTGGCATCGCCCTATCAGGAGTGCCAGTCTACTTCCTGTGTATCTATACTCCCGCCACCAAAAGGCCCATGTGGCTCCGCAAGTTCTTTGGTAAGAATCAGATGAATGTTTAGTATAGTTTAGTTTAGTATAGAGTTGGAAAAATCTGGTGACTTTCCCAAAATCGCCAGGTTTTCAGGAAATCCTGGGGGATCTTCCaagcaggatttctggaaaactgaGAATTTKGGGGAAATTGCTGGAATTTTTCAACCATAGTTTGGTATGACATGAGTGGCGAGACGAGTAGGTACATTATTTTGTAGGCCTAGAAAACAAtacttattttctacattctTCGARCAAAATACTTTCTCATGCTATCGCTAGTGTCACATTGATGTATTTGAAGGGTAGGTCActcatcctctctcatcttctccctcCCTAGCCAACTTTGGTCTGTTGATTCAGAAGGTGTGCTATTCTGTTGTGACCGAGTTAGACGTCATAGACAAGTTGGAGTGAAGATATTAAAACCAACCAACACACTGCTGCCGCCGCTATCTGAAGACGCACAAAACTAGGGGCTCAACGACACCACCTACTGGCCAGTATCGCCCCCTGCTACCAATCAGAGGGCTGAGTCAAACAGCAGCCATTCATTGGACCAAATCTCTGACCAACCAATCATTGTCGTATGTTCATTGGACTATGGGGTCGTTCTACGGCCAGGATGACACTCCAGTTGCCTCTGACAGAGGACATTCCACACACTACAGAAGAATTWAAAATAAAATATTCCTGTTCTCAAATATGTTTATACTCAAATACRGATATTTATGATCTCTGATGGGcttcctgtgtaaacgcagcctaataCTGATCTTTTACTGATGTAGAAAgatctgtgattggtcaaaagaccaattagtggagaaAAAAAKAWATCTGAATTGGRctgcctgtgtaaacagccaTAGTGGCATAAGTCACTACTGATACCTCTGAAGTCATATCAATAAGGAAACAAGAGATACTGAAGACATATGTAGGAGAGTAATAATTACTGAgggttagtttgttgtatgtggtTAGGCGAGAATAGTGGTAGCTCTAGCCACAATTATTTTTGGRAAATGTGTTATATTTGTCCTATGTAAATGTCCATCCCACCTGCAGCTTTTAAGATTTGTTTTGAAGCAAAGGGCTATATTTTTTAATCAACCTATTAAGAATAATCTGTACTCAACATGTGAATTTAAACAAAGGGGCGGTAAGGGGAGGGGGTTGGTTGAGTTGATAAATGGTAAATTGTTAAGAATATATTTATAATAAATTACTAATGGACATTTTAAATGACTTGATTCTGTCAATTCCCACCATGGATATGTACAATACAAACTCCAGTTGTAACAATTCCCTTGCCGTCATGCGAACAATACCGATTTCAGGTTTTCAAATAAGAATCCAGGTTATCATAATGTAAACAGACGTTATAAGGCAGAAGTTAGCTCTTTATTTAGAATATTACATTTATAAACGATAAACCCTCCGTGCCCACGTCCTCTACCAATCCCCCTCAATAAATATGTACACATGATTCATTGGGCTTTCAAACTGTCTGTCACTCTTCTTCAATAGTCTCCTCCCATGGCTTCTCTCTTCTTACCACCGGTTGCCGGGGCCGYTTGTTTTGCTTTGGCTGCCTCggttggtgttgttgttgctgtaatgGAAGGTGTTGACTGCTGTAGARGGTTGTGGGTGAAGGTCTGCCTCAGTGGACCTGGTTGGAGAGGAcagcacaaagagagagaaaggcatgAGGTGAAAGGAAAACCATAAACCCACTCCAATATTCACAGATTGAATTAATCAGTGAGGTACATGTTAAAATGCAGGTCAGCGTTTTTTGTCATGAATCYTGWtctggaggcagctctgcagagtggtcactagctggcacagccacaaagttatRAMATCTGATTTGAAACCKRGCCACACTATtaatttagggttaggcattaaggTTAAGACCAAAAATATAMATTTTTACTTTATATTCAATTTTgtgggaaatcgctcagttctgcctccaagacaagactcatgacaataaacgtcaacctgctgtTAAAACATTCAATTTAGGAACTAAATAAAATAGATGTAAATGTAGGAAATGGCATTGATCTGAAGAAAGGGGTGgcagtaaaaaaattaaaaggcaCCAGTGTCTTACCTTTAGAAGCGATGTCCAGGTggctcttcatcctcctctccctctcctctaactgctgggccagtctctccctctcctctaactgctgggccagtctctccctctcctctaactgctgggacagtctctccctctcctctaactgCTGGGCCAGTTGAGCGTTCTTCCAGCCTATAGGAgacagcctctccctctcctctaactgCTGGGACAGTTGAGCGTTCTTCCAGCCTATAGGAGGgacagcctctccctctcctctaactgCGGTCCAGTTGAGCTTCTTCCCGCCTATAGGAAGGgacagcctctccctctcctctaactgCTGGCCAGTTGAGCGTTCTTCCAGCCTATAGGAgacagcctctccctctcctctaactgCTGGCAGTTGAGCGTTCTTCCAGCCTATAGGAGgacagcctctccctctcctctaactgCTGGGCCAGTTGAGCGTTCTTCCAGCCTATAGAGAGacagccctccctctcctctaactgCTGGCCAGTTGAGCGTTCTTCCAGCCTAGAGgaacagcctctccctctcctctaactgCTGGCAGTTGAGCGTTCTTCCAGCCTATAGGAGgacagcctctccctctcctctaactgCTGGGCCAGTTGAGTGTCTTCCAGCCTATAGGAgacagcctctccctctcctctaactgCTGGGCCGTTGAGCGTTCTTCCAGCCTATAGAGAgacgcctctccctctcctctaactgCTGGCCAGTACGTTCTTCCAGCCTATAGGAGGgacagcctctccctctcctctaactcTGGCCAGCTTGAGCGTTTCTTCCAGCCTATAGGAGACAGAAAACCATGTTTTAATAGGGAGCAAGACACTATGTCCGAGAGTGAAAAGGAacaaaagaaagaggaagagacagggaggcAAATAAGAGAAAGCAAGATAGAAAGACAAATAACCAGAATATATCCAaccaagaaagagaggagactaTTTTCACAGGTGAGTCCTTGACAAACCCCCACCCCTTTCCATCCGTGACACCACACCCACCCTTCTTGATGGTGTCGATGAAGCCTTCGTTCTGGGGCAGGGCGGAGACTGGGTGTTTGATCCTCTCGAGGATCCTCAGGTTCTGTCTGACCAGTGGGTGTTTGAGCAGGGCCACCTGGGCCAGGGAGAAGCAGTTGGAYGTCATCCAGTATGTAAACAccgcctgggagagagagacacacacatgggAGATTAACAGACCAGCTCTTTGATGCTCAGACAGGGTCATACTGCTACAAGCGTATCtgctgtttaaaaatatatactttttaaatGTCCAATTGGATGGTTTGAAACAGAGGGGGAGAAGAGTAGGAAGTGTGGACATGGGGATAAAACCCAGGTCTCTGGTTGGGAGGagctacagagccttcagaaagtatcaacaccccttgacttagtccACATTGTTGTGTACAGCCTGAAGTCACATTGATTAAATATCAacaattctcacccatctacacacaataccccataatgacaaagttaaaatgtTTTAAGATATTCCTGCTAATGtattgaaaatacagaaatatctaatttacataagtattcacactcctgactCAAtacttggcagcgattacagctgtgagtctatctgggtctctaagagctttccacacctggattatgcaacatttgcacattattcttcaagctctgtcaagttggttgttcattattgctagacaaccattttcacgtcttgccatagattttcaagtagattgaaGTTAACTTTAAACtcagccactcaagaacattcactgtcttcttggtaagcaactcctcagtgtagatttggcctggtattttaggttattgtcctgctgaaaggtgaagtcATCTCCCAGTGTATGTTGgacagcagactgaaccaggttctccTCAAGGATTYTGCCTGTGGATAGCTCCATTACATTTCTTTTGTAATCctgaaatatttgttttattctgtacaggcttccattTCACTCTGtcaaggttagtattgtggagtaactacaatgttgttgatccatcctcagttctattacagccattaaactctaactgttKtaaagtcaccattggcctcatggtaaaatccctRARtcgtttccttcctctccagcaactgagttaggaaggacRCCTGTATCTTTGTAGTGAStgggtgtattgatacaccatccaaagtgtaactaataacttcaccatgctcaaaggggtatTCAATGTCAGATTCTTTTTGTGCCATttaccaacaggtgcccttctttgcgaagcattggaaaacctccctggtctttggggttcaatctgtgtttgaagttcactgctggactaagggaccttacagataattgaaagtgtggggtacagagatgaggtagtcatcaaaaaatcatgttaaacactattatttcacacagagggagtccatgcaacttattatcaaacttaagcacatttttactcctgaattcatctaggcttgtcataacaaaggggttgaatacgtgactcaagacattttagcttttcatttttaattcatttagaacaattaaaaaaaaacataattccactgagacattatggggtattgtgtttaggctagtgacaaaacatctcaatttaacccattttaaacacaacaaaatgtggataaagtaaaggggtgtgaattctttctaaAGGGCCCTGTATGTGACCAGCCAGGATGGTTACGGCTAGAACACAGGCTCTGCATGACCCTGCTGTTTTTAYCTCAATGAGACTAACCTTGAGAAATAAAGGTAGAATAACAAGGAAATAAACAAAGTATCCCCATACTGCTGAAAGCATTGTCAACCACACTACCTTGTTATTCTTTTGAGAGAAACAGGTTAGCATACTGGCTCCATAATGCCAAGCCAGACAGATACACTTGTGACACTGCAGTTTTTAATCTCAACACGACTAACCTGGAAAAATATTAAAGATTAAATCACAACGAAATGAACAGAACTATCCCAGAACTACTGCATACTTGTTGTTTGCGGAAGACGCATGTCATAATATGATATTGCCACAGGGGGGTGCAATAAATAAGAGAGCGACCGACCGTGGGGAAGTTGATGGTGAGGGGGAGGTTGATGAAGGGCATGATTCTGAACACTGTCTTCATGGCTTTCAGGTTAGGGTTATCCACACCAGACTCTGCCCCCAactgagaagacagagacagacaggtggcTGTTATTCAGGCTCAATACTGTTAATACTATGCAAATAGTATTCATACACTTACATTCAAATATTTCAATATAACAtttataaaacaaatgtattgtctGATAAAAAAAAGCTATTCTTCCAGGCTCAACACAGCTGAATAATATTTTCCCCAGACACGTCTTCTTCCCAATAGTCTGGGGACAGGGTTATGACCTGACTAAACTTAGATAAACTTACCTCCAGGATGGCAAACATTGTTCCGGTCACAGCGATGGGGAGGACGTAGAAGGTGTCTGCTGCTGTGAGGTCTAAGAACCACAAGCACCCTCCTGTCTGCATACTGGGGACAGGGAGGTAGGACATCTGAGAACAATGAAGAACGAGATGAACACTGGTgtctggaaagagagagagaggtgggattaGTCTTGGGTCCTAAATACTAGGTCCCATTAATAATCTTCTTTCTCCTTGTTCATTACATCCCCTAAATCAAAAAGCATTGTATTGTGAGGAGGTATGGGCTATAGTGGGAGTTTATGATATTACTTATATAGCAGTTATTTTCTTTCCTATCagtggagagaaatagagagtgggAGCTTTAACTGACCTGCACCAGAGGGACCAGGAAGCCACGGAGAGGGTTGACGTCATGCTTCTTCTGGAAAACGGTCAGGTCAGAGTACGCCTTAGCAACTAGGAGAAACACAGAAATATTACCTCACATGAGAAACTGAGGGAGACACAGAAATATTACCTCACATGAGAAACTGAGGGAGACGTCACACACTACAGCAGGGATAATCAACTAGATATTTTATTGAGCGGGAAGTCAGCGGGCCAAAAcaaaattacaaatcatttgtagactgcaaattgaccgcaagaagcccaaacagatataataaaCTAAAAACAAtcctttcaaaccttgcttacatttgtatacaatcacatctctctctatatTATGCGTGGCAATATTTTGGAACAGGtatccaaaataaataaaaaaatcacttggagctgatttgttgGGATTTTGTCTTTTATGTAACAGATCAAGCCTAGCCccggactaaaaagcactttcaaaaggagattctccattgaaaatgttttttctaGTATAGGACCAGGCTTCATCTctatctgggaaaccagccctaaaaGTAGAATAATGAAATGAGAAGAGTAGAGCAGCAAAAGAAGGGAACAGTTACAATGGGAGATGAAAGGGGGGATAAATACAGAGGGATGATACAGATGAGTCATGAAGTGGAAGTTAGTTGAGGAGGAAAGAAGACGAACAGTCAAACTTGTTTCCGCTCCGTTTGTCCTCGTTCATCTTGTTGGTGAATTTGGTCATCTCTGGCATAACGTTGTTCAGCTTGGCCGCCTCCCTCTGACCCTTCACGATGACCGGGAACACCATGATGCGGGCCAGCACTGTGCCTGGGTGAAGAGAGAAACATCACTACATTTCAAGCTTCTCTAACCCTGGGAAACTCTTCTCCACCTCCTTCCTGCGGATGACTGTCAACCACTTTGGAAAAAAATGGATGACGACATCccctactcattcactcagcccactcattcactcagcccaCTGAgcctactcattcactcagcccactcattcactcagcccaCTCAGCCCACTGAgcctactcattcactcagcctactcattcatttacatttacatttaagtcatttagcagacgctcttatccagagcgacttacaaattggaaagttcatacatattcattctggtccccccgtggggaatgaacccacaaccctggcgttgcaagcgccatgctctaccaactgagccacacgggaccgtgggACTCAGCCCACTGAGCCTACTCATTCACTCAGTCCACTGAgcctactcattcactcagcccaCTGAgcctactcattcactcagcctattgagcctactcattcactcagcctactcattcactcagcccactcattcactcagcccactcattcactcagcccactcattcactcagcccactcattcactcaggtTGTTGGGTGGCCGGACATCACTAGTCACAGGATTTGATCTGGAGAAAGAGGTGAAGGCTTaaggtagttctgtgtgagtgggttcAGTAGGCTGACCActtgaccccatcccctcctccagaccatctctggagacctcccattcctcacttccctcatccctgaccactagctgcatcccctctgacttcaagatggccagagttgctcccctcctcaagaaaccaacactcgaYCCCTCTGACGTGGAACTATAGACCGGTATCCCTGTTTTCTTTCCAACACactgtgctgtctctgaccaactctctggttctctcttccagaacgatcttcttgaccctaaccagtcatgCTTCAAAAAGCTCACTCAACTGAAActgcaggtaccctagtggttaagagcgttgagccagtcactggttcaaatccctgagctggcaaaGTGGAAAAACCTTTTCTCTTTACACCAAGTCAATCGGCTCtatcattttacctttatttaactaggcaagtcagttgaggaaaaaattcttattttcaataacagcctagaaacagtgggttaactgctttattcaggggcagaaagacagatttttaccttatcagctcgggggcTATTGATGGATCAGGGGCGGCGGGTATGAATGTGATCAGGGGCGCAGGTTATGATCGTGATAGGGCGGCAGGTATGATAGTGATCAGGGGCGCGGGTATTGATAGATCAGCGGTTGAAGGGGCGGCAGGTATGAATGGGATCAGGGGCGGGATGCGTAGGATGTGATCAGGGGGCGGTATGATGTGATCAGCGGGGGCGTATGATGTGATCAGGGCGGCGGGTATGATGCTGATCAGGGGGGCGGATGATGTGATCAGGGGCGCGGGTATCGATGTGATCAGGGGCGGCGGTATGATGTGATCAGGGGCGGCGGTATGGATGTGATCAGGGGCGCGGGTATGATGTGATCAGGGGGCGGCGGGTATGAATGTGACAGGGGCGGGGTATGTGTGGATCAGGGCGGGGGTATAGATGTGGATCAAANNNNNNNNNNNNNNNNNNNNNNNNNAGGTGCGCGGGTATGATGTGATCAGGGGCCGGCGGGTATGATGTGATCAGGGGCGGCGGGTATGATGTGATCAGGGGCGGCGGTATGATGTGATCAGGTGGGCGGTTACGGTCAGGGCGGCGGGTATGATGATCACGAGGGGGGTGGGGCGGCAGGTATGATGTGATCAGCGGCGCAGGTATGATAGGATGTGATCAGGGgcggcgtagcctagtggttagagcgttggactagtaaccgaaaggttgcaagatcgaatcaaGCCGCCCCTGATCACATCATACCTGCCGCCCCTGATCACATCATACCTGCCGCCCCTGATcacatcctcacatggtctctcctatcattgctatgcggatgatagGACacacaactacttttctcctcccCGCCCCCTTCTGACACCTAGGTGGCGACACATCTTTGCGTGCCTGGCAGACATCTCAGCTTAGATGTTGTGCTTGGAcccgtgaccctggacaacacccggTTGTTCTCTGTAaacaaagcagtgactcgctcctgcaggttcatgctctacaacattcgtagAGTACtacctttcctcacacaggaagccgcgcaggtcctaatccaggcacttgtcatctcccatctggactacaGCAACTCTGTTGGTTGGCTCCTCGcatgtgccatcaaacccctgctaCTTAACCGGAACGCTGCATcctgtctggtgttcaacctttttAAGTTCTTGCATGTCACCCCGCTCCGCCGCACACGCCACTGGCTTCCAggtgaagctcgcatccactacaagaccttggtgcttgcctatggagcagcaaAGGGAACTGCCCCTGCCTACcgtcaggctatgctcaaaccgtACATCCCAACCAGAGCACTCCGTtccgccacctctggtctcttggccctcccactccATGGGCAGCACCCGCTAAGGCCAGTCAAAGTTATTCTCTGTCCTGACACCCCAATAGTGGAACAAACTTCCCCCTAACGTCAGGACAACGGAGTCCCTTCCCATCttacaaaaatatctgaaaccctacctgTTTGAAGAGTAAATTAAATAAGTCACGGCTCCCCCGACGACTCCCTCAAAAAAGAATAAGGCACTCGTCTTTTCCTACTTGCACTGACTTTGTTGataaatactttgttgagggaaaatgtacttgatacgattgtgatgtgttgtctcacctagctatctaaagatgaatgcactaattgcaagtagctctggataaaagcgtctgcttaACGACTAAAATGTCTCACCTACAACAATAGCTCCCCACCACGGCACACCCATGTCCACATGCATGAATTCCAGTAGGTTTTGGACCAGGCCCACGGGGGTGGCGCTCCCCAGGCCCAGCTCTGATAGGCTCAGCTCTACTCCCACCCCCCGCAGAACATCCACTACGGTTGGTGCAACCTCAAACACCTGCTCAGTgattggctgtgtgtttatagaAGCGGAATCTAAGACTATGGTGCTGGGGGTGGATGCTTCCAGCACTGGAGATTCCGTGGGAAGGGTTTCACTTGGGATCTGAAAATATAATACCTCTTTCACAAACCAGGTGGAAGGATTTCCAAAGGGACAAACTATTATGACACAGGAAGTGTCTTGGATTTTGACCACATTTTTCAAGGTGTAAACACCAGAGCATGGTTTAACGTAAAATAATTTGAGAGAGGATCAGACTAGTTACTGTATTTCACATTGACACCGACTCACCTGTGAGCTGTTGTGCGTGACAGCCACGGCACTGACCAATAAGAAACTCCCATTGTGACGTCGACCAAGAACAGCTCTAGTCGATGGACTCCTACATTCTACTGCTGTGTGAAGATGGGACCTCTGTAGAAGGGACACACAATAACAAGTTAAAATCAGGTGAAGATGCACTACAACTTTCTGATCCACTTTACTTTGTGGCTTATTGTAGGATAGGATGACTTAGACAATGCAGCAGTAAATGCAGCATGATGACACACATGCAAAAGTCTGTTTCTAGCCAAGTTAGCTGTATTGTGGTTTGGTTTCAAATGGTCAGACCACCATAATTGTATCACAAATCTCAATAAATATTGACTTTGGGG harbors:
- the LOC112070052 gene encoding LOW QUALITY PROTEIN: mitochondrial inner membrane protein OXA1L-like (The sequence of the model RefSeq protein was modified relative to this genomic sequence to represent the inferred CDS: inserted 1 base in 1 codon), producing MVFPVIVKGQREAAKLNNVMPEMTKFTNKMNEDKRSGNKFDFAKAYSDLTVFQKKHDVNPLRGFLVPLVQTPVFISFFIVLXMSYLPVPSMQTGGCLWFLDLTAADTFYVLPIAVTGTMFAILELGAESGVDNPNLKAMKTVFRIMPFINLPLTINFPTAVFTYWMTSNCFSLAQVALLKHPLVRQNLRILERIKHPVSALPQNEGFIDTIKKGWKNAQLAQQLEERERLSSYRLEERSTASS